From a region of the Actinomadura luzonensis genome:
- a CDS encoding class I SAM-dependent methyltransferase translates to MRRLLGRLVYGHRYDQVPWARRAYVRPGERLIREVQWQRLISRAPVLPLEEYRRLGPPAGEFLACPMCGEDRQQPLYGQDCTVVRCPSCGFLYRNPLTGQERAGGTPPGLRRCELTLRAFSPVLDEGKERRLLDVGPGGGPFLDLAGRLGFHARGARPEDVPGLAGDEEDGFDVITLWSVLERLPRPLDDLRALRRLLAPGGVLLVLTLNARSLLLKAHGPAWPGFAEEHLRFYSSHTIRTLLGRTGFAGVAFAPSYGDAVEDGSGRLPPHLVARLRRTVERGDGGDLLRALAFADEEAIGHWGAPRLAVHRLYG, encoded by the coding sequence GTGCGACGACTTCTCGGCCGGCTCGTGTACGGCCACCGTTACGACCAGGTGCCCTGGGCCCGGCGCGCGTACGTGCGGCCCGGCGAGCGGCTGATCCGCGAGGTGCAGTGGCAACGGCTGATCAGCCGCGCCCCCGTGCTGCCCCTGGAGGAGTACCGCCGGCTCGGGCCGCCCGCGGGCGAGTTCCTGGCCTGTCCGATGTGCGGCGAGGACCGGCAGCAGCCGCTCTACGGCCAGGACTGCACCGTCGTGCGCTGCCCCTCCTGCGGCTTCCTCTACCGCAACCCGCTCACCGGCCAGGAGCGCGCCGGCGGCACGCCGCCCGGGCTGCGCCGCTGCGAGCTGACCCTGCGTGCCTTCTCGCCGGTGCTGGACGAGGGCAAGGAACGCCGGCTGCTCGACGTCGGCCCCGGCGGCGGCCCCTTCCTGGACCTGGCCGGACGGCTCGGCTTCCACGCCCGCGGCGCGCGGCCCGAGGACGTGCCGGGCCTCGCCGGCGACGAGGAGGACGGCTTCGACGTCATCACGCTCTGGTCCGTCCTGGAACGCCTGCCCCGCCCCCTGGACGACCTCCGCGCGCTGCGCCGGCTGCTCGCCCCCGGCGGGGTGCTGCTCGTCCTGACCCTCAACGCCCGCTCGCTGCTGCTCAAGGCGCACGGCCCGGCCTGGCCCGGCTTCGCCGAGGAGCATCTGAGGTTCTACTCCTCGCACACCATCCGCACCCTGCTCGGCCGCACCGGCTTCGCCGGGGTCGCCTTCGCCCCCTCCTACGGCGACGCCGTCGAGGACGGCTCCGGGCGGCTGCCGCCCCACCTGGTGGCCAGGCTCCGCCGGACGGTCGAGCGCGGCGACGGCGGCGACCTGCTGCGCGCTCTCGCCTTCGCCGACGAGGAGGCCATCGGCCACTGGGGCGCGCCCCGCCTGGCCGTCCACCGCCTGTACGGCTGA
- a CDS encoding pyrimidine reductase family protein translates to MRRIHPDIQDNPDIAEAYAYPEGRPWLRLNMVASADGAAWLKGRSGGLSTSGDKRVFQVLRGLADVILAGAATVRTEGYGPVRPRESWAALRAGRPDVPPIAVVSRSLDLDPEHELFTDAGISRTIVITCAAAPKERRDHLAGRCDLLVAGEESVDLRAAVAGLRERGLGRVLCEGGPRLNAQLSAAGLVDELCLTISPLLVGGGAARIQNGEPAQVGLDLVQVLEEEGALFCRYVNGEERYT, encoded by the coding sequence GTGCGGCGCATCCACCCCGACATTCAGGACAATCCAGACATCGCCGAGGCGTACGCCTACCCCGAGGGCCGGCCCTGGCTGCGGCTCAACATGGTCGCCAGCGCCGACGGCGCGGCCTGGCTGAAAGGGCGCTCCGGCGGGCTGTCCACCAGCGGCGACAAGCGCGTCTTCCAGGTCCTGCGCGGCCTGGCCGACGTCATCCTGGCGGGCGCGGCGACCGTCCGCACCGAGGGCTACGGCCCGGTCCGGCCGCGCGAGTCGTGGGCGGCGCTGCGCGCGGGCCGTCCCGACGTGCCGCCGATCGCGGTCGTCTCCCGCAGCCTCGACCTCGACCCGGAGCACGAGCTGTTCACCGACGCCGGCATCAGCCGCACGATCGTCATCACCTGCGCCGCCGCCCCCAAGGAGCGGCGGGATCACCTGGCCGGGCGGTGCGACCTCCTCGTGGCCGGCGAGGAGAGCGTCGACCTGCGCGCGGCCGTGGCGGGGCTGCGCGAGCGCGGCCTCGGGCGCGTCCTGTGCGAGGGCGGCCCGCGGCTCAACGCCCAGCTCTCGGCCGCCGGCCTGGTCGACGAGCTGTGCCTGACGATCAGCCCGCTGCTGGTCGGCGGCGGCGCGGCCCGCATCCAGAACGGCGAGCCCGCGCAGGTCGGCCTGGACCTCGTCCAGGTGCTGGAGGAGGAGGGGGCCCTCTTCTGCCGCTACGTCAACGGGGAGGAACGTTACACATGA
- the pgeF gene encoding peptidoglycan editing factor PgeF: MELAPGVHVAVTDRHGGVSAPPYGTRNLGGLVGDDPEAVRANRAGVAAELGVRAVVYMRQVHSADVAYVSEPFGDDPPPLDGVFTTEPRLALASLGADCPAVLVADPVARLVGAAHSGRPGTEAGVATALVEAMAAKGAEPGRMVALIGPGACGRCYEVPAELRERVAARVPETWSTTSWQTPALDLRAGIEAQLRAAGLAEVRHDARCTIESPELYSHRREQPGGRFAGLIWLT, from the coding sequence ATGGAGCTGGCCCCCGGAGTGCACGTCGCCGTCACCGACCGCCACGGCGGCGTCAGCGCCCCGCCCTACGGCACGCGCAACCTCGGCGGCCTGGTCGGCGACGACCCGGAGGCGGTGCGCGCCAACCGCGCGGGCGTGGCGGCCGAGCTGGGCGTGCGGGCCGTGGTCTACATGCGCCAGGTCCACAGCGCCGACGTCGCCTACGTCAGCGAGCCCTTCGGCGACGACCCGCCCCCGCTCGACGGCGTGTTCACCACCGAGCCCCGGCTGGCGCTGGCCTCGCTCGGCGCCGACTGCCCGGCGGTGCTGGTGGCCGACCCGGTGGCGCGCCTGGTGGGGGCCGCCCACTCCGGCCGTCCCGGCACCGAGGCGGGCGTCGCGACGGCACTGGTGGAGGCCATGGCGGCCAAGGGCGCCGAGCCGGGCCGGATGGTCGCGCTGATCGGCCCCGGCGCGTGCGGCCGCTGCTACGAGGTGCCCGCCGAGCTGCGCGAGCGCGTCGCGGCGCGGGTGCCGGAGACGTGGTCCACCACGTCCTGGCAGACGCCCGCGCTCGACCTGCGGGCCGGCATCGAGGCCCAGCTCAGGGCGGCGGGGCTGGCGGAGGTGCGGCACGACGCGCGCTGCACGATCGAGTCGCCGGAGCTCTACTCGCACCGCCGCGAGCAGCCGGGCGGCCGCTTCGCCGGCCTCATCTGGCTGACCTGA
- a CDS encoding aldehyde dehydrogenase family protein, whose translation MPDYRHLIGGELVAAARTMESVDPSTGEAWARVPAGGPAEAGAAVAAARAAFPAWAALPALARAHHLRKVAEVFGRHAEELARLETRDNGRILRDTLRKDLPGMAFLWQLAAGQCLEAVTGDTVILGPDTLGMTRREPYGVVVCIIPWNSPVSTFSAKAAYALAAGNTVVVKPAEQASASVLRLGELLAEVFPPGVLNIVGGLGEEVGDALVRHRDVAKISLTGSTETGQAITRASADALKPMTFELGGKSPNIVFPDADLDAATRGVTVDSIYTGNAGQVCVAGSRILLHRSIWDEMLGRIRDACAGLVLGDPQDLRTTMGPIVSAGQFERVTSYLELAAKEGARLVFGGRSGAEVVPELPGGYWVEPTLFATEDNGLRVCQEEIFGPVAVALPFDTEEEALEIANGSPYGLAAGVWTRDLGRAHRLVRDLRSGTVWVNTFRQMPPGLPFGGVKDSGYGHDSVLEFTREKAAVIQI comes from the coding sequence GTGCCTGACTATCGTCATCTCATCGGCGGCGAGCTGGTCGCCGCGGCCCGCACGATGGAGTCGGTCGACCCGAGCACGGGCGAGGCGTGGGCCCGCGTCCCGGCCGGCGGCCCCGCCGAGGCCGGGGCGGCCGTCGCCGCGGCCCGCGCCGCGTTCCCCGCCTGGGCCGCGCTGCCCGCCCTGGCCAGGGCCCACCACCTGCGCAAGGTCGCGGAGGTCTTCGGCCGGCACGCCGAGGAGCTGGCCCGGCTGGAGACCCGCGACAACGGCCGCATCCTGCGCGACACGCTGAGGAAGGACCTGCCGGGGATGGCGTTCCTGTGGCAGCTCGCGGCCGGGCAGTGCCTGGAGGCGGTCACCGGCGACACCGTCATCCTCGGGCCGGACACGCTCGGGATGACCCGGCGCGAGCCGTACGGCGTCGTGGTGTGCATCATCCCGTGGAACTCCCCCGTCTCGACGTTCTCCGCCAAGGCCGCCTACGCCCTGGCCGCCGGGAACACCGTCGTCGTCAAGCCCGCCGAGCAGGCGAGCGCGTCGGTGCTGCGGCTGGGCGAGCTGCTGGCCGAGGTGTTCCCGCCCGGGGTGCTCAACATCGTCGGCGGCCTCGGCGAGGAGGTCGGCGACGCCCTCGTCCGGCACCGCGACGTCGCCAAGATCAGCCTCACCGGCTCCACCGAGACCGGCCAGGCGATCACCCGGGCCTCGGCGGACGCGCTGAAGCCGATGACGTTCGAGCTGGGCGGCAAGTCCCCCAACATCGTCTTCCCCGACGCCGACCTCGACGCCGCCACCCGGGGCGTCACCGTCGACTCGATCTACACCGGCAACGCCGGCCAGGTGTGCGTGGCCGGCTCGCGCATCCTGCTGCACCGCTCGATCTGGGACGAGATGCTCGGCCGGATCAGGGACGCCTGCGCCGGGCTCGTGCTGGGCGACCCGCAGGACCTGCGGACCACGATGGGGCCGATCGTGTCGGCCGGCCAGTTCGAGCGGGTGACCTCCTACCTGGAGCTGGCCGCCAAGGAGGGCGCGCGGCTGGTGTTCGGCGGGCGGAGCGGCGCGGAGGTGGTGCCGGAGCTGCCGGGGGGCTACTGGGTGGAGCCGACGTTGTTCGCGACGGAGGACAACGGGCTGCGGGTGTGCCAGGAGGAGATCTTCGGGCCGGTGGCGGTGGCGCTGCCGTTCGACACCGAGGAGGAGGCGCTGGAGATCGCCAACGGGTCGCCGTACGGGCTGGCGGCCGGCGTCTGGACGCGTGACCTGGGGCGGGCGCACCGGCTCGTCCGGGATCTGCGGAGCGGGACGGTGTGGGTGAACACCTTCCGCCAGATGCCTCCCGGCCTGCCGTTCGGGGGCGTCAAGGACAGCGGGTACGGCCACGATTCGGTCCTCGAGTTCACCCGCGAGAAGGCGGCCGTCATCCAGATCTAG
- the glgX gene encoding glycogen debranching protein GlgX produces the protein MREVWPGQPYPLGATWDGVGTSFAVFSEVAERVELCLFNDDGSEDRLELPEVDGFVWHGYLPGIQPGQRYGYRVHGPYAPQYGHRCNPSKLLLDPYAKAIDGELTWNQALFPYYFTDPGRRNTEDSAPYMPKNVVINPFFEWGNDRSPKIPYHQTVIYEAHIRGLTMRHPDVPRDLRGTYAAMGHPAIIDHLLSLGVTAVELMPVHHYVPEHFLVARGLTNYWGYNTIAYLAPHGRYSSGGTRGQQVLEFKGMVRALHEAGIEVILDVVYNHTAEGDHMGPTLGFRGIDNTAYYRLHDGDRRYYLDYTGCGNSLNVRSPHALQLIMDSLRYWVLDMHVDGFRFDLASALARELHDVDRLSAFFDLIQQDPVISQVKLIAEPWDVGPGGYQVGNFPPLWTEWNGKYRDIVRDFWRGTHSALPEFASRLTGSADLYESSGRRPVASINFVTCHDGFTLSDLVSYDHKHNEDNGEDNRDGTNDNRSWNCGAEGPVEDPEIVTLRRRQRRNFLATLFLSQGVPMLSHGDELGRTQRGNNNAYCQDNELAWVDWSMLHTESDLLEFVQALSKLRREHPVFQRRRFFHGRHPDNGDRDLVWLTPGGTEMTAGDWHIGYAKSLMVYLNGEAITEPGPRGERIVDDSFLLLINAHHENMAFTLPGPECGLAWLPVLDTSHDTIEDGFADERYGAGDVVSVTSRSLQVLRRPRKTR, from the coding sequence ATGCGCGAGGTCTGGCCGGGGCAGCCCTATCCACTCGGCGCGACTTGGGACGGCGTTGGCACCAGCTTTGCGGTGTTCTCAGAGGTCGCCGAGCGGGTCGAGCTGTGCCTATTCAATGATGACGGCTCCGAGGATCGGTTGGAGCTACCCGAGGTCGACGGGTTCGTCTGGCATGGCTACCTGCCGGGGATCCAGCCGGGACAGCGGTACGGCTACCGTGTCCACGGCCCGTACGCGCCGCAGTACGGGCACCGGTGCAACCCGAGCAAGCTGCTGCTCGACCCGTACGCCAAGGCGATCGACGGCGAGCTGACCTGGAACCAGGCGCTGTTCCCCTACTACTTCACCGACCCGGGGCGGCGCAACACCGAGGACAGCGCGCCCTACATGCCGAAGAACGTGGTGATCAACCCGTTCTTCGAGTGGGGCAACGACCGCTCGCCGAAGATCCCGTACCACCAGACGGTGATCTACGAGGCGCACATCCGCGGGCTCACCATGCGCCATCCCGACGTGCCGCGCGACCTGCGGGGCACGTACGCGGCGATGGGCCATCCGGCGATCATCGACCACCTGCTGTCGCTCGGCGTCACGGCGGTCGAGCTGATGCCGGTGCACCACTACGTGCCCGAGCACTTCCTGGTCGCCCGCGGGCTGACCAACTACTGGGGCTACAACACCATCGCCTACCTCGCCCCGCACGGCCGCTACTCCAGCGGCGGCACCCGGGGGCAGCAGGTGCTGGAGTTCAAGGGCATGGTGCGGGCGCTGCACGAGGCGGGCATCGAGGTCATCCTCGACGTGGTCTACAACCACACCGCCGAGGGCGACCACATGGGCCCGACCCTGGGCTTCCGCGGCATCGACAACACCGCCTACTACCGGCTGCACGACGGCGACCGGCGCTACTACCTCGACTACACCGGGTGCGGCAACTCGCTCAACGTGCGCTCGCCGCACGCCCTGCAGCTCATCATGGACTCGCTGCGCTACTGGGTGCTCGACATGCACGTCGACGGGTTCCGCTTCGACCTCGCCTCGGCGCTGGCGCGCGAGCTGCACGACGTCGACCGGCTGAGCGCGTTCTTCGACCTGATCCAGCAGGACCCGGTGATCTCGCAGGTCAAGCTGATCGCCGAGCCGTGGGACGTCGGGCCGGGCGGCTACCAGGTGGGCAACTTCCCGCCCCTGTGGACGGAGTGGAACGGCAAATATCGCGACATCGTGCGCGATTTCTGGCGGGGCACGCACTCGGCGCTGCCGGAGTTCGCCTCCCGGCTGACCGGCTCGGCCGACCTGTACGAGTCCTCCGGCCGCCGCCCCGTCGCCTCGATCAACTTCGTCACCTGCCACGACGGGTTCACCCTCAGCGACCTCGTGTCGTACGACCACAAGCACAACGAGGACAACGGCGAGGACAACCGCGACGGCACCAACGACAACCGCTCCTGGAACTGCGGCGCGGAGGGCCCGGTCGAGGACCCGGAGATCGTCACGCTGCGCCGCCGCCAGCGCCGCAACTTCCTGGCCACGCTGTTCCTGTCGCAGGGCGTGCCGATGCTCTCCCACGGCGACGAGCTCGGCCGCACCCAGCGCGGCAACAACAACGCCTACTGCCAGGACAACGAGCTGGCCTGGGTCGACTGGTCGATGCTGCACACCGAGTCCGACCTGCTGGAGTTCGTGCAGGCGCTGTCGAAGCTGCGCCGCGAGCACCCGGTCTTCCAGCGCCGCCGCTTCTTCCACGGCCGCCACCCCGACAACGGCGACCGCGACCTGGTGTGGCTCACGCCCGGCGGCACGGAGATGACGGCCGGCGACTGGCACATCGGCTACGCCAAGTCGCTCATGGTCTACCTCAACGGCGAGGCGATCACCGAGCCGGGGCCGCGGGGCGAGCGCATCGTGGACGACTCGTTCCTGCTGCTGATCAACGCCCACCACGAGAACATGGCGTTCACGCTGCCGGGGCCCGAGTGCGGCCTGGCCTGGCTCCCGGTGCTGGACACCAGCCACGACACGATCGAGGACGGCTTCGCCGACGAGCGGTACGGGGCGGGCGACGTGGTCTCGGTCACCTCGCGCTCGCTCCAGGTGCTCCGCCGCCCCCGCAAGACCAGGTGA
- a CDS encoding ATP-dependent DNA ligase: MTTEPTEPAPQGKPGEEAEPEPVPNLVVRPPVPPMLAKPIKAMPAQDGNLFYEPKWDGFRCIIFRDGDEVYLGSRNERPFTRYFPELVEAARAELPDKVVVDGEIVLPRGSQLDFDALQQRIHPAKSRVKLLSEETPAQFVAFDLLAVGEESLMEAPFAERRARLVELFPEKGGSIRLTPVTTDDGQAREWFETFEGAGLDGIIVKPGDQPYVPDKRTMFKVKHERTADVVVCGYREHKSGPIVGSLLLGLYGDDGRLHHVGVAASFPMARRAELVEELRPLVADLAEHPWGHWAEAAQANAGQPAAGPSRGGQRVPGAVSRWNAKKDLSFIPLRPERVMEVAYDQMEGDRFRHTAQFRRWRPDRTPRSCTYEQLERPVSYHLDDILAR; the protein is encoded by the coding sequence ATGACTACAGAGCCGACAGAGCCGGCGCCGCAGGGGAAGCCCGGCGAGGAGGCCGAGCCGGAGCCGGTGCCCAACCTGGTGGTGCGCCCGCCCGTGCCGCCCATGCTGGCCAAGCCGATCAAGGCCATGCCCGCGCAGGACGGGAACCTGTTCTACGAGCCCAAGTGGGACGGCTTCCGCTGCATCATCTTCCGCGACGGCGACGAGGTCTACCTCGGCAGCCGCAACGAGCGCCCGTTCACCCGCTACTTCCCCGAGCTGGTCGAGGCGGCCAGGGCCGAGCTGCCCGACAAGGTCGTGGTGGACGGCGAGATCGTGCTGCCCCGGGGCTCGCAGCTCGACTTCGACGCGCTGCAGCAGCGCATCCACCCGGCCAAGTCGCGGGTCAAGCTGCTGTCGGAGGAGACGCCCGCCCAGTTCGTCGCCTTCGACCTGCTGGCCGTCGGCGAGGAGTCGCTGATGGAGGCGCCGTTCGCCGAGCGCCGGGCGCGGCTGGTCGAGCTGTTCCCGGAGAAGGGCGGCTCGATCCGGCTGACGCCGGTGACCACCGACGACGGGCAGGCGCGCGAGTGGTTCGAGACGTTCGAGGGGGCGGGGCTCGACGGCATCATCGTCAAGCCGGGCGACCAGCCGTACGTGCCGGACAAGCGCACCATGTTCAAGGTCAAGCACGAGCGCACGGCCGACGTCGTGGTGTGCGGCTACCGCGAGCACAAGTCGGGGCCGATCGTCGGCTCGCTGCTGCTCGGCCTCTACGGCGACGACGGCAGGCTGCACCACGTCGGGGTGGCGGCGTCGTTCCCGATGGCGCGCCGGGCCGAGCTGGTGGAGGAGCTGCGGCCGCTCGTCGCCGACCTCGCCGAGCACCCGTGGGGCCACTGGGCCGAGGCCGCGCAGGCCAACGCCGGGCAGCCGGCCGCCGGCCCGTCGCGGGGCGGGCAGCGGGTGCCGGGCGCGGTGTCGCGGTGGAACGCCAAGAAGGACCTGTCGTTCATCCCGTTGCGGCCCGAGCGGGTCATGGAGGTCGCCTACGACCAGATGGAGGGCGACCGGTTCCGGCACACCGCGCAGTTCCGGCGGTGGCGGCCGGACCGCACGCCGCGGTCGTGCACGTACGAGCAGCTGGAGCGGCCGGTCAGTTACCACCTCGACGACATCCTTGCCCGCTGA
- a CDS encoding OsmC family protein, with protein sequence MATTRTATTQWKGALLDGSGTVSLDTSGVGTFEVSWPSRAEAANGKTSPEELIAAAHSSCFSMALSHGLAGAGTPPESLRTSADVTFQPGEGITGIVLTVKGQVPGITAEQFQEAAETAKANCPVSKALAGTTITLKAELL encoded by the coding sequence ATGGCCACCACCCGCACCGCCACCACCCAGTGGAAGGGCGCGCTGCTCGACGGGTCGGGCACCGTCTCGCTCGACACCTCGGGCGTCGGCACGTTCGAGGTCTCCTGGCCGTCCAGGGCCGAGGCGGCGAACGGCAAGACCTCCCCCGAGGAGCTCATCGCCGCGGCCCACTCGTCCTGCTTCTCGATGGCGCTCTCGCACGGCCTGGCCGGCGCCGGCACCCCGCCGGAGTCGCTGCGGACGAGCGCCGACGTCACGTTCCAGCCCGGCGAGGGCATCACGGGCATCGTGCTGACGGTCAAGGGCCAGGTCCCCGGCATCACCGCCGAGCAGTTCCAGGAGGCCGCCGAGACGGCCAAGGCCAACTGCCCGGTGAGCAAGGCGCTGGCCGGCACCACGATCACACTCAAGGCCGAGCTGCTCTGA
- a CDS encoding serine hydrolase domain-containing protein, with protein MSWSAARLERLREVLSEAVADGDVPGLVALVHRHGETRALALGSLELGGGAPMRRDTIFRIASMTKPVTAVAALVLVEECRLRLDDPVDDLLPELAAPRVLREPDGPLADTVPAERPITLRDLLTSRLGTGVVPAGWPIGRAVAEAGLTVGPDGPAFGPDEWIRRLGALPLVRQPGATWMYHVGADLTGVLIARATGRPFEEFLRERIFDPLGIRDTGFHLPPDRLSRLAVPYAADPRTGVLARRPEPREWDRPPLFPSGAGGPGLLSTADDCLAFCRMLLNKGRTEDGGRILSRATVELMTADHLTPAQKAGNELFLGAGGWGLGLAVGVRGNELAVGPGRFGWTGGLGTEAYTDPAEGLIGVLLTQRALASPVPPRVFQDFWTLAYAAMDD; from the coding sequence ATGAGCTGGTCGGCGGCGAGGCTGGAACGCCTGCGCGAGGTGTTGTCCGAGGCGGTGGCCGACGGCGACGTGCCGGGCCTGGTGGCGCTGGTGCACCGCCACGGCGAGACGCGGGCGCTGGCCCTCGGCTCCCTGGAGCTCGGCGGCGGCGCGCCGATGCGCCGCGACACGATCTTCCGTATCGCGTCGATGACGAAACCGGTCACCGCCGTCGCGGCCCTCGTCCTGGTCGAGGAGTGCCGGCTGCGCCTCGACGACCCCGTGGACGACCTGCTGCCCGAGCTGGCCGCGCCCCGCGTCCTCCGCGAGCCCGACGGGCCGCTCGCCGACACGGTGCCGGCCGAGCGCCCGATCACCCTGCGCGACCTGCTCACGTCCCGGCTGGGCACGGGCGTGGTGCCCGCCGGGTGGCCGATCGGCCGGGCCGTCGCGGAGGCCGGGCTGACGGTCGGCCCCGACGGGCCCGCGTTCGGCCCGGACGAGTGGATCAGGCGGCTCGGCGCGCTGCCGCTGGTACGCCAGCCCGGCGCGACGTGGATGTACCACGTCGGCGCGGACCTGACCGGGGTGCTCATCGCCCGCGCCACCGGCCGTCCGTTCGAGGAGTTCCTCCGCGAGCGGATCTTCGACCCCCTGGGCATCCGGGACACCGGCTTCCACCTGCCGCCGGACCGGCTTTCGCGGCTCGCCGTCCCGTACGCCGCCGACCCGCGCACGGGCGTCCTGGCCCGGCGTCCCGAGCCCCGCGAGTGGGACCGCCCGCCGCTGTTCCCCTCGGGCGCCGGCGGCCCCGGCCTGCTCTCCACCGCCGACGACTGCCTGGCCTTCTGCCGCATGCTGCTGAACAAGGGCCGCACCGAGGACGGCGGCAGGATCCTGTCCAGGGCCACCGTCGAGCTGATGACCGCCGACCACCTCACGCCCGCGCAGAAGGCCGGCAACGAGCTGTTCCTGGGCGCCGGCGGCTGGGGCCTCGGCCTCGCCGTGGGCGTTCGCGGGAACGAGCTCGCGGTCGGCCCCGGCCGCTTCGGCTGGACCGGCGGCCTCGGCACGGAGGCGTACACGGACCCGGCCGAGGGCCTGATCGGCGTCCTGCTCACGCAGCGGGCCCTGGCCTCGCCGGTGCCGCCGCGGGTGTTCCAGGACTTCTGGACGCTCGCGTACGCGGCCATGGACGACTGA
- a CDS encoding sigma-70 family RNA polymerase sigma factor produces MEAPYDDRLLHQRVVGGDESALGEVYDRLSSLIFGLSLRVTRDRVIAEDITQEVFLVFWERPLAYDPDRGTLRAWLATIAHRRAVDHVRAEERRRVSALGPRLFEREPVRLEDGVLAADEAERVRQAVTSLPDGLREAVELAYFGGRTYRQVGEELGVPEGTAKSRIRLALRRLADALAEEEV; encoded by the coding sequence GTGGAGGCACCGTACGACGACCGCCTGTTGCACCAGCGGGTGGTCGGCGGCGACGAGTCCGCGCTGGGCGAGGTCTACGATCGGCTCTCCTCGCTGATCTTCGGCCTGTCCCTGCGGGTCACCAGGGACCGGGTGATCGCCGAGGACATCACGCAGGAGGTGTTCCTGGTCTTCTGGGAGCGTCCGCTCGCCTACGACCCCGACCGCGGCACGCTGCGCGCCTGGCTCGCCACCATCGCCCACCGCCGCGCCGTCGACCACGTGCGCGCGGAGGAGCGGCGGCGGGTGTCGGCGCTCGGCCCCCGGCTGTTCGAGCGCGAGCCGGTCCGGCTGGAGGACGGCGTGCTGGCCGCCGACGAGGCCGAGCGGGTGCGCCAGGCGGTGACCTCGCTGCCCGACGGGCTGCGCGAGGCGGTCGAGCTGGCCTATTTCGGGGGCAGGACGTATCGGCAGGTCGGCGAGGAGCTGGGCGTGCCCGAGGGCACGGCCAAGTCGCGCATCCGGCTGGCACTCAGGCGGCTGGCGGACGCGCTGGCGGAGGAAGAGGTGTGA
- a CDS encoding maleylpyruvate isomerase family mycothiol-dependent enzyme has protein sequence MDPVERLYMDALMEEPAVPAHSLRPQLLAGARARRRPAAPTAEWARPYAGRVAAMDALLAAAGDEDWSRVVVEGWTLQELVAHLAAKDGLLAASVGAPVLGPPLGALDSLTRTGDVQAYERARSPEQTRRDWRAQADALCRHLAGLPGTAPATLDGLEVPVRDHVLGRCLETWVHADDAARAAGVRLPDPVPEHVRPTADLCARLLPWTMLLSGLDGTGRTLRLTLTGAGGGEWLVPLGVEDTAPGEPDAHLTADVRAFCFLLGGRGDPADFPAEVAGDRALAADVLRTAPALSGP, from the coding sequence ATGGACCCCGTCGAGCGTCTCTACATGGACGCGCTGATGGAGGAGCCGGCGGTGCCGGCCCACTCGCTGCGGCCCCAGCTGCTGGCCGGGGCGCGGGCGCGGCGCAGGCCCGCCGCCCCGACGGCGGAGTGGGCGCGGCCGTACGCGGGCCGGGTGGCCGCCATGGACGCGCTGCTCGCCGCCGCCGGGGACGAGGACTGGTCGCGGGTCGTCGTGGAGGGCTGGACGCTGCAGGAGCTCGTCGCGCACCTGGCCGCCAAGGACGGCCTGCTGGCCGCCTCCGTGGGCGCGCCCGTGCTCGGGCCGCCCCTGGGGGCGCTCGACTCGCTCACCCGCACCGGCGACGTGCAGGCGTACGAGCGGGCGCGCAGCCCCGAGCAGACGCGCCGTGACTGGCGGGCGCAGGCCGACGCGCTCTGCCGCCATCTGGCGGGCCTGCCCGGGACCGCCCCGGCCACGCTGGACGGCCTGGAGGTGCCGGTCCGCGACCACGTGCTGGGGCGGTGCCTGGAGACCTGGGTGCACGCCGACGACGCCGCCAGGGCGGCCGGGGTCCGGCTGCCCGACCCGGTGCCCGAGCACGTCCGGCCGACGGCCGACCTGTGCGCCCGGCTGCTGCCGTGGACGATGCTCCTGTCCGGTCTGGACGGCACGGGCCGCACCCTGCGCCTGACGCTGACCGGCGCGGGCGGCGGCGAGTGGCTGGTGCCGCTGGGCGTGGAGGACACCGCGCCGGGGGAGCCCGACGCGCATCTGACGGCCGACGTGCGCGCCTTCTGCTTCCTGCTGGGCGGGCGCGGCGACCCGGCGGACTTCCCCGCCGAGGTCGCCGGCGACCGCGCCCTCGCCGCCGACGTCCTCCGCACCGCCCCCGCCCTGTCCGGTCCCTGA